Within Vicia villosa cultivar HV-30 ecotype Madison, WI linkage group LG1, Vvil1.0, whole genome shotgun sequence, the genomic segment ACCTGTTCAAGCAGACGGGGCATCCACACGTAACGCAAGACATCTCTGAACTGTTTACTATTGACATCACACTTGAGCTGCTTAGCTTGCTTGATCACTCTCGTTCTCCAATAGTTCTTTATTTCGTTGTCCGTTCTTCCCGGAAGATGCTGTGCAATTTTCGACCACCtttgataaaacaaacacatatatcAATATACAGACACACACAGATACCAGACACGACGCTAACACGTCTCAGACGCCTTTTTCCATATACTATGATATCATATACAAAATAGCATGGAAATTATTTGACCTATTGCCCCAGCGAGAGTGGAGTTCAAGAATAAGAATTTGTTCTTGAAGTGTGATATTTCCACGGCGCACATCGGGACGCAAGTAGTTTAGCCACCTTAATCTGCAACTTTTCCCACTTCTCTTCAGGCCTGTATATTTATATAGATTATTATCTAACAATTAATAGAGTTAGGAAGaaaatatatagatatataatatatatgtatatgtatatgtacaTGCCTGCAGAAGATGCAACAGTGTTCCAGTGACCTTCACCATGGGATGTAATGTAATTAACAAGAATGGTGTCCTCTTCTAACGTCCATGGACCCTTTCTTAATTCATTGAGGTTTGCAGACTCATTTTTCTTAACCTTGATATCCATAAGTggaatcaaaatatttaaaagtgcTTTAGTTTTGTGAAAGGAGGAAGCAACAGTAGTATGATATATATGTGAGATACAAAGGAAGGAGATGAAGAAACGTGTTGGATTTGGCTTTGTGAATGGGTGGTTTCACTTATTGGAGGCATGTGGAAGAGTTATATAGTAATAGAGTTGGATAAGAATAAGTATAGtccacaaaataaaataaaataattataagggTACGGAAAAGTGACGACTTGGTACACACATCATGCACCAGTTTCATTCTAGTAAATTTAATACTACTGGCTTGCTACTTTTGGGATTAAGATGGAACTAAGCTTGCAGTTTGGGGTTTGACTGGTTGACTCATTATGATCACGCGCTTGGAAAGATCAGTGCAACATGTGGAACATCTCGAATCTGATACTTTTTCACTTCTACACGGATTGTCTTGGCTATATTATACacctaaaagtaaaaaaaaaacaaatctctactTTAAAATGCACTGTTGATAACTCTACTAATAAATATTGTTATACATAAGCAAGTATCACTTATTTATAGTTGGATTATAAAgattgtgatatatatatatatatatatatatatatatatatatatatatatatatatatatatatatatatatatatatatatatatatatatggtttggcTTAGATTGTAACTGATTCAATTTGATGTAATTTGACTTAGGTCATTTGAGTATGATTGGTTCAAATTGATTTGGTTCGATTTAATTTGGTTCAAATTGATATGGATCGATTTGGATTGATtatatttggtttggtttggattggtttaatttgatatgatttgattcagtttggtttaattcaaattaatttggctcaatttgatttgttggtttggTTTGTTCCCTCCCTTTGGATGCTCCTCCACTCTCAATTGGTTTCTCTCTTTGGCTTCTTCAACTACTTTCTCTCTCTTTGATTATTGCTTCTCTCTATGATGGTTCATCTTATTTGTTGCTCTTTCTATTGGTTATGATATTAGTTAGTTTGGTTTGATCACTTATTTTTAGCGTTAATTTGTAAAAAAtttaaagtttaacaaactttatcTTGAAGCACTACTATATTAAATCATGCATTTAACATAATAAATAGTGAGCAGTATCTAGCAAGACATCACTACTTCCCAAGTCACAAAAATATCATGTGATCTAACAAAAACTTTTTCGTGATAATACTTGCGTGTACAATTACTCTTTTGCCCTTATGTATATATTGAACACAAGACATAGACCGTGTCACCCTTGTCCAGTTTAATTTTGGGCCCATAGACATTTATCCTGTTACGTAGGATGGACAAATTTCATCTAGGTCACTTTTGTGCCTCAACATGCTTTATGGAGTACCCATGAATTGTCTTTATAGTCATCTAGTTACGGACAATGTTTGATCAACAATAAAGTACTCGACTATACATCTAGGGTCCATAGTGGTTTCAGGtcgaataacttatgacacttttaTAATATTCTATGTACTCTCATAGCAggtcaatccagtataaatattactcctaatattcaTACATATGTTAAGACTTGATAACTCCTTATCCATGATCCATGAGATGTGTTCATCCGTCTATCTACATAATAGTCTTAATGCTTTAATATTATCCTAATTCACAATAAAGTTCGACTACAGATACTTTAAGAATAATGTTCTTATGTTTAATAGGATCTtatgattaagtcacacttaacatttcattaaacaAACTAGTTattctagggactttattattttagaaaaacaaacataataaagaaattccttttattattaataaataattcaatACAAGTACCAAAAGTATTGACCTCTAGGGCTTACACCAACACACAACCCCTGAAGCATGAGAAGTGTAGGGGTGAAATGTATATAAGTTATATCAAGAAACCAGGCATATACATGGCCCCTAAACTATAAGTCATGTAAGGGCAAAGTTCTTTCTAGGGACTGATCAACCATTAATTGTTTTGTCTTTGTGGAACCCATTTCTTGAGGCGAAATTTCTCTTATTTCTTAGAAAGTGGTATTTTTTTTAGTACGGACGGCTAATGTTCGTTGACCGTTTGACTATTTCAATTCCCCTACTGTGATGATGGTCAAACATCTTATCCCTATTTCCTGCAGTCCTAATTAGATATCCTTAAATGCATTCGTTGTAAGTATTGAATGCACAACCTAAGAGGAGGTGAATTAAGTTTACTGATTTTTAGAGAGAAAGTAACAAACTTTTTCCTTTAGAATTTTTTGGTTTACTTTTACTGGTTTTATGAGTAATGAAGTGATAactttatttttctggtttaagataTAGAAGTGATATCCAGAAAAATAAATGTAGTAAAGTAAATAAACTCTAAGAATTGTACTAGTTCCCCTGATCAACCAAGGATATATCTAGTCCCCTCACACCCTGTGAGAGATTTCACTATTGCTAAATCTTTGAACAAGCCTCACACAAAGACTtttcctacaatcttctaacaataACAAAGAAGCAAACCACTTCCTTGATTTCCAAACAAAACATCAACAACTTGGTGAACTTTGAATCTCCCCGATTCGAAGGAATTTTACACAACAAATAGAAATACAACCCCTCCTATTTGCCAATATTGTAGAAAGTGCTGACAATTTCCTTACAGTAAAAATCTCACACACTGGGTGAATAAAAGTTACAGATAAATTTATAAATACTGACAAACTTAAGTTGCAAATAAATTTACTGTATAAATTCAATATATGAAAGTTTGACTCTTCTCTTTTTCAAATAACAATTTAATAATGAATAAACTCTAAGTGCTCATTATATGTATGAAACTTTTGTAGGATGAAATTACATTTATGCAGTAAAAAGTTTATGTAAAAAATATTACGAACACGATAATATTTTGGAAAGAGGTAGTTCGAAAAATCTGCTAAAATTGATCTTTTATAGCAACATGATACGTATATAAAAATATGCAATTTTATGAAATAATTCCATGAAGAAATGCAATGATTTCCATGAAAGAATGCCATGAAAAGGTATCATGTTTTTCtgaaatttttaaaatgttttaaaatatttataaaatatttgtatttgttgcggtgttaaaaatatttgaaaaaaatgcaAATATCCAATCGATTGCATCTCAGAACCCAAACATAGGTTTCATAGGAAAACCTCCACAACCAACAAGGAGTCACTCCAAGAGAAACGAACTCttgataaaataattaaacaCCCACAACCGACCAAGCAAACTTTCAAACTTTCTCTTTTTCATAACTTTAAAGCTTCAAGATAATTTCTacattatctttgactttagAACTTCATGAAATCTTGAATTAATCTTCTCTCTGATGAGGCTTGTGATAGCTTCAACATGAGAAACATTATCAGGGACAATGGCAAGCTCACAGATCCTCATATTAATCTTTAAGCACCGTTACTTGGTCAACATATCAAATACCATCACTTGATCAATAATATGTCAAGAACAATCACTTGATCCTATTAAGTACCATCACTTGATCACCATATCAGACAGTATCATCTGAACCATAACAACAAGACTCATGAAGACTTCTATTAAGAGCGTTGtcaacataaaaacaaaatcaacagATAGTTGCAGTCTTTatacctgcaagcacatagatccacattTTAGACCATCAGTTTAACATGATATATAAACTATTTACATTCGTGGTGAATTCTAGTGTTGAGTCCATTTCCATTGAGTGTTTTCTTTCTATAAAGTCAAATAAATATCCTTTAAAAatgatgatttttaatttttttctgtcTTCAATATGTCAATCTCAATCTTGTATTTCTTTACCAATTAATCCATGTACTTAATTTCTTGATGAGAATCTTTCACTCGTTAATCTAACCTCTTGCACGACTTAGTGAATGCGTCCTTTTCCTTTGTCAAACCATACATTTAGGAGGAATTATCTTAATTTTTTGTAATTGATCACCACCTCCTTTAGCTTTTGTTTCAAATAATATTTTCTGTGCCTACAAGTCAATCAAATTATTTGTATATATACTCTCTTGTAATGTTTTAGCCTTTACAAAACATAAAATATTGTATGCCATGATTAAGGTATAAAAAAGTTAATGAGCAACCCCTACAATGTTTTTCTCATCtttcatcaaaatcaaatttCCCATGAGCTCGACGTGGCTTTTTATGATATTAAAAAATTAAGGAAGAAGTTCCTTCGAGGTGGAAAGATATTTAGACAAATTATATGGCTCCATAGAACgagattaaatatattaaattgtgTCCCACCTTAGCGGATCCATAGCAACTTTATGAAGTCACAAGCCATAATATTTGAATGATCTGTGACACCAGAGCTAGAGAAATGACACCAATAGAAGAAGTATTGGTTTAACGGATGTTCCTTCAACCTTATTTCACATTCTCTTCTTCCCCTGGGTATAAGGGACCTCTCAATCTTCGAGTTAACATATCATTGTGCGTTGGAAGGAAATTACCCATATCCTTCGCCTTAGCTATATAAACATTTAGCTTTTTCCTCGAAATCCTATAGGCCATCTTATCTGCAAAATAACAACATCTCTAAACAATTTAAGCATTTTTCCTACAAATCACACAACtgaaataaaacatatttaagtaTTGTTCAAATATTGAGGTTTAAATTCATGCTTTTTAATCAAGATAGAGCTCATTAAAAATATGAAATCTAAAAACTCGACAACACATCAATTCATAAGTTGCAAGAGATCCTCAT encodes:
- the LOC131615332 gene encoding transcription factor MYB2-like, with the protein product MDIKVKKNESANLNELRKGPWTLEEDTILVNYITSHGEGHWNTVASSAGLKRSGKSCRLRWLNYLRPDVRRGNITLQEQILILELHSRWGNRWSKIAQHLPGRTDNEIKNYWRTRVIKQAKQLKCDVNSKQFRDVLRYVWMPRLLEQVQTGPGYCEPKRPEFVHHHQNTSHSSVSGTEWPKTNNSSETSSMEFQAPSISDHDVSKVLPSFHNQVPEQGNSSSGGGGGDDDCDDSLETFLNDESMWFLEQLSEDFEIKYNLLA